From the genome of Falco biarmicus isolate bFalBia1 chromosome 2, bFalBia1.pri, whole genome shotgun sequence:
TGAGTTTAAGTCTTCCTGTATCACACACTGTGcaagcagaaatatttgagTGAACTGTTGCCAATGGCTCTGAGCAAGCATGGGGCATGTTTCAGATTACACTGTGTTTTCTTGTTCGGATCCGATCTCCTTGCTAGGAGAGGCTGAGAAAAGCAGCTCTAGGGGATTTACttctagcagcagcagcagcacatgatCCATCAATCGCGTGATTCTCACCGCCAAGGACTAATGGGGAGGGTGAAGAAAAAGTGAATGCTTCCTTGGGGaagcaacagcattttcttctcttgtggGGCCCCTCTACCAGCTGGACACTTCATGGCTTCTCCCAGGTTAGAAACCTACTGCTGCCCAAACCGGGATGCAGCTACCCAGCTAGTGATGAACTTCCAGCCTGAAGTCTTCTGCAGCGTTTGCATTGGCAGTGCCTCCATCAGTCTGCTACTGACcatcctgcagctcctgccaaaGAAGGGACAGAGCCTGAGGAAGATGCCCAAagcctcctcctcttccaccaTCCTTCTCCTTATCTCCATTTGTGACATCCTTGGTGGCTTAGGTAAGCGCTGGTTTGATGTCCCTCGCCCTTGCTCTAGCAGACTTCTGCTGCCCTGAGGTACCAAGGCCAAATGAAGCTGGTGAGTGAACAATGGAGATTTCTGAGGGAAACATGCTGTATGTATTCACAGGAAGATTTGGGCTAAGTGAGATCAGAAAATGATGGGCTTTTGGGGGAGAAAGGTCTTgtttaatagttttattttagaaCTAAAAGCTCTTGACAAATCTACCCCCAAATCcttgctttaaaacaaattaaaatccaGAACCAGTGGCTGGTTCTCCAAGTAAGGCAGGAAAGTGGAGGCTAGGCAGCAGATTTAAAACTGAAGCTGACATCAAACACTTAGCCAGTCCTTAGGACtacatttgaaaaacagttcCTGTATGTCTTTAAATCCTCTCAGACCAAGTTTGCCATCTTGTTCATGTGCCAGCCACTTCTCTGGGCACATCACGTTGACAGCAAATGATTTTGAATTGCAGCTGTACACAGACCATGCTGGACACAGGCTTTTGAAACGCGAGCGAAGCTCCCTTATCAAGGGCAACCTGCTTCCCGGCCCCCGGCTGATAGGCTGGAGGAATAAAACATTAAAGGATAAAACAAAACTCACGAGTCAAAATGGAACTAATGTGTCTAAATCTTTCCCGTCAGTCTATGGCATTTACTGCCAAATTAGGTATACATTATCATGACACATGCTATGAAAATACAGGATGAGTTTGTTTCtacaataacattttttctctcccattaGATAATAGAAGTAGTGCTGTTGTGTAAGTCTCTCTCGCTGCCTGGGGGAGAGTGGGATTTCaggtcttttcttctttcatacCTAGCCGCATTTTCTCATGGTACATAAGTACCAATATTAAAACAAACGATAGAGCgggaaataaagaaagagaTACAGAAAAACATGTGTGCATTCACCTGGAAAAGGTCCTTTCAGATGAGGCCAGCAAtcaataaagttatttttttccctttcactggCAAACTTGAACTATTTATTCATTATTGTCTTTTAAATAGACTCactttggtggtggtggggaaccGTTCTCTCTTGGTGGGAAACCTGATGGTTTTGTTCTGCTATATGGTGGCGCTTTAATGCCTATTTCAAGCAAACTCAGAAAATCTCACTAACAAACAGcaagttcattttaaaaaaagggtaTTGTTCTGATTCCAAAGCCCTGCTTTATTCAGTCCTgtgacagagaggaaaagagctGCTTGTAAAAATCAAGACAGTGAAAAGTGGGAAATAACTTTTCCCTGCAAGGAGGGATTATAGAGAAATGAACATTAGTGTATGAATAAATGCTGATAAAATTATAAAGAGCCAGTTACTGTTTTATGTCAATCTGTTAAAGGCTACTCATTTTATTTTAGGGAAGTGTGTGACAATATCTGTAAGTAAGTGAGATTTTAATGGACATAATATTTCAAGTCCCAGCAGCTTCTGCCTCTTGGGGCTACTTTCCCTGAGTGATTACACCAGCGTTTAAATAGCAGAGTTCTCCCTGCGGTGCTCCTCTGCAGCCATACCCTTCTTGTGGGTGCACAAAATCTGGGCTGCCATGTGAAATATGTGGCTGGGGAGAAGCATGTGACTCAAATCATGCCAACAGATTCAAAGcattaatacatatttttttttctttaggtatGATCTTCAGGTCAAGTGTATGGCTAGGCTTCCCAGGCTTCATAGCTAACATTTCTGTGGTGAATGGGACTGATGTGTGgccttctgctttctgtgtggGGAGCGCGGTAGGTACAGAGATAGTCTCCCCTTCTTCCTGTTCCCGGTTGACAGTCCTTCTGTGTGGGGAATCTGAAAGGCAAACCACTGTGTCCGAAAGAAAAATGGGCTGTGAGTCAGAGCCTGCGTATGATGGTTTCAGCCTCTGCCACACCCTGCGAGTGCGTTCATGCTCCCTCTGAAAGCCTGGATCAGGGCGGGCAGGGTGCTGGATGCTGCTGGGTGTGTGTGAGGACACAGGGCAGCGTGGGTCAGACTGGTCCCAAGCATTTTGTAGTACTCGCTTGTCGCAGGAGTCCTGGGCTAGTGGATGACACATCTGTACTGCAGCCAGGGATATGGAGGCATAAGGGTATAGACATTCCCGGATGGGCTGGAAGCCACTGGTTTGATttgtgctggcacagcatcGCCAATGCCTCGATGGCTCCATCGCACCCATAGCACAAGGGTATCTGCCTACTTTCTCCAGAAGAAATTACAGCCCGTGCGGTGGCAGTGGGGACCAACGGAAACCAGCAACTCGGGGAGCTCAAATTAGCTTTTGCAGTGTGAGGAGGTGTGTTTTAGGCACAGAGGGACTGCACAATAAATATTGCCAAAGACGGAAAGCTGCTGGCAAAAGGTGTCCCTGCCACGTAGGATTACAGCTCAGATTGGTGCTTATGTGGGCATTCAATGACTGCATCTGGCCAAGTCTAATTAAGTATCTTCTGGATTAAAATGCAAgaataagaaaatgtaaatgcattCCAAAAGTGCAGGTTAAAACTCAGTTTCAAATATTACAATCACGGTACTGTATGAGACATATAATTTGAGTTTACTGTACAAGAAAAAAGGCCATACTGTTTACCAAAACATGGAGAACAATAAGATAGACCATCACTTTACCCAAATTTAATAGAAATGTACGGTGCCCAATGAATTAATTAATGCATAAACAATAATTAGTGTTAGCTTTACAATTCCAGGTTTACAATATAGAAGAAGGTATGCTGCACgcaaaaaaattattcatctccagtactttttaaataaaacagcatgTGCCAAATCAAACTCACTGTACCTTGTATGCCTATACAATGACAATTTCAGACACGATAGTGTTGTGCCATAGAAGTTGTATGCATCTGTCGATTCTCAATTCCATGGTACATGTTTAAGTTTTGCTTATTCGATGcgaataatgatttttttctttgaggaagAGGAAACCACCAACATCAATATCCTGTAGCAAGAACATCCTATTAAAAAACCTCACATTTCCCTATGTCTTAAATTTCCCTTTCTAACTTTTATCACAAACcccaatatttttaaacagtgacAAAATACTGTATGCAGACTGTTCGTTTTTCACTTGGATCTCAGGTTAGATGGTGAGCAGCATAGTGGTCTaccacaatttttattttgcctttcttgGGCTCCAGCAGAGTGGTGTAATTTGAGTCATTTGctaaatttagttttaattatactggaatgaaaaataactcTCCTTCTACTCACTTCCCTTAACATATTCTTGTGTGAGTTCATAAACTGTTTCtgattctattttatttttctttaagtactGTTGGTTTATTTCACTTAACCACAAGCCAATACAAACTCCAAATAGTGAGGCCTTTAGGCATCTCCTTTGAATAACACCCTCTGATGTGCAGAGGGGTACCCTCTCAGGCACTGTAGCAAGATGTGTCATTTTGCTGAACGGTGAGATAGCATATGAAGATTTTAGTTTTAAGTGCGTCtgatttatattatttttggAGACAGTCCTGTCTGTGTTGGACTTTCTGTGTGGAAAGACcctgcagtttatttttgtatGCGTGTGTATGTGTAGTAAACTGTGCATTTTTCAACTGCAGGAAATGTGTAAAAGTGCAGAAGTTACTGTactaaaaaaaagttacatgcTGAGTGCTGTGGGTAAAGTGCATGAGAAGGAAGActggagttttattttctggctCCTGTGCACTAGGAAAATGTCGTGGTGTTTGAATTAAAGAGTGAATAATTCATGCTGCAAATGACTAGAAGGAGGTTCTACACCCATGGTGAAAGGAAATATTCCTCagcttgttttgcattttggagGAAGGAATGGTAGATCTCTATTCACTGACATTTGGCTCAGTAACAAGTATGTTGGTTTCCAGCTGTAAAATGATGCTACTATGGTGCCGTGGTAAAGGATATTCAGATAAGAACTGAAAGAAGGCTTGGAGGGAAGGTAATTTGAATATTAAAATAGTTCCAGACTATTACAAAGAGCCAGCTCCTATGGGGAAGAAAATTGGAATTTATCAACAGTGGCAAAGAAAATTCACTTATCTTACATAGGCTCATGGGAAAAATGCATAGGGTCAGCCCATGAACACTGTGGAATTTAACTTGACTTGAACCTGTTTCCTTTGGATAGTTTTTGAAGAAATCAGTCAGGGAGTTCAGGATAGATAATTTTCCCAGAGGGTGAGTGATATTCTtgttaataactttttttcttaataagcATTCCCTGAATTGGATTCTTGTGCATGGAGAAAACGCCGGTCACATGCAGAACCCATGATACACAGGCACACTGTGGTGATGCCTGGCCTCAGTTATATTTTCATGCCTCCGCTACTGAGTAACCACTAAAATTTTAACCTAAAATTAAAACATCCTCAATATAAATTTCTTCAGGCTTCACTCACAATACTGAGGATTAGGACTGGAGAGGTAAATAACAGAACAGGTTTTCAAAGCAACAGAGTAAGCTGTGAAAGCAAATGCTGTTCAGTTCACTTATGACTTGACCCGCTGGCTACAGCAATGCTGTTCCTGTGAGTTTGAGTAAGATTTCATACTTTATAATGTCAGCTGAAAATACAcacatttaaagaacaaatcACGAGGCTAAAGGTTTGtgtcccctccctgtccccagtggTACTTGAGAAGCAGCTGTGACATTTGgcatttttctccctgcagatGTGGATCCAGCTATTATATAGCTCTGGCTTCTGGTGGTTGTTTTGCTATGCCGTTGATTCTTACTTGGTAGTAAGAAGATCAGCTGGACTGAGGTACCAGAGTTAAAGCTCTGCattcattattttccttccaacaCTGTATGTCCCTGTTTGTCTGCAACTATCTAAGTGTCTAAGTGAAGCTTGTACAAACACCTGATGTTCATGTGGTTACCGGGTAATGATATGGATAAGTGGTGTGCTAAGTGTTTAAATTGCGAGGGCAGTGCTCTGTTTATGTTCAAATGGAATTTAAATGTAACTGAATTCATTTAACCTTGGAAAAATAGGGAGCAGATTGGGCCCTGTAAACTTTATTGCAGTGAGATAACTATTTCTGTCCCTATTCCGTACCTGAAATTGATTcttgtggcaaaaaaaaagtgttatccTGAAAGTAAAAAAGTGGGAGAGGGAAAGTGCTGAATTTCAtacaggtttgggtttttttctcagattttctaTTATATCCACTTCTCAGTGTCATCATTATTATGCTTCTGATCACATTTGTAAAGTTTTTAAGAACAATATGTATTTACTATACATTTTTCTGCAACACCTGTAACAGAAGAAACTTAACACTTTGGAAAGTACCGTGCTTTAATGCCACACAGAAAATATGAGTTGTTTCTAAATTGGTTGTTACATGTGCAAAATGACCCTCAGTTGTTACTGCTAAACAAGGAATTATGTGACTTTGTTCCTGGACAGTATTGAGCATTCGGGTCCTGGAGACATGGCTCACCTCACAGATGTTATCAAAATGGGGATCTTTGAATTATCTTCAGTTTGTGGAGGATAAACCTGATTTTGTGAAGTCCCATAGTTCCAGTCTGAAACGACTGGGCCTTACCTCCTTGCTCCATCCCTGTTAACCAAAAAAATCATGTGTATTTGGGATTGACTCTAAGTTCAGAGCGAACAAAAGACTTTCTACATACAGAGATCTGAATCTCCCGAAGATGGGAGCAGTATTCAACTCTGAAAGTTAAACATCATTCTCTGCAGGTTACAGAAGGGTTGATTATTTGACTGTTTAGCTCCATTCTTAAGTTTTAATctaattttctctctgcaggaGAAATTAAGGGTGTAGGGGTTCCTTCTGGAGATTTGGGGATAAGAGAAAGGCTTTCTATCCTACAGGCTGGAGGACACAGGACTTCTGTGTGCAAGCCTGAACAACTGCTTTGGCTCATCCCTTTTCTGaagccacccccaccccccatttccTTAGTGTAACGTACCGCCAGTGTTGCTCTGCACCATTTCATAAACTGTAAAGCTCTGTTTCAGTCAGGGTCCTATTTTTATGTTGCAACGTGGAAAGTGTAAGGTTTGGTATCTTTAATTGTGCCTGTCCTGCTTGGTGCCTGCAGTACGATTGTGCTGTACCACATGATGACATGGGGCCTTGCGGTGATGCTCTGCGTGGAGGGAATCACACTGCTTTACTACCCTTCTCTCTCCAGGTAAGCAGGGCTCTGCGAACAGACTGTGAAATCATAGCACTCTCTGGTCATTTGAATGTCTTTTGGTCAGCTTTAGAGACAGCTATCCAAATGTTGAGCTTTTTTGATCTTTGACAAATGTGTCCCACTGAGTCAGTGGAGTATTCTAGAAATACCTGCCTGGGTTTCAGGGGGCCCTGAAGAAACGTGCCAGACAACGCAGGCACTTGGAcatgctgcagggctgtgataCACCTTCTGCTATGAGCCACTGTTCTCCCACTCCTGGTTTTAGCTTTGTATTTGTTCcttgaaatttgaaaaaaatgcacagacaGTGCATGTTAAAAAATCAACTTTGTCTGCCATGTGAACTGGTGGTGAGGGTCTGTGAATTAAAAGTTTCACatctgtttgcttcttttttttttcttttcttttttttttttttttaaaggtaaaggTGACATAGATAGAATAGCCAGAACTGTCAGCTATTGCGGGGggtggagagggagggaagcatAAACTGTTAATGATTTCTCTCAGCTGTGAAGATGGCTTGGAGCATGCAATCCCACATTACATCACAACCTATGCCCCACTCCTGCTAGTCCTGGTGGTCAACCCAATCCTGTTTAGGAGGACAGTGTCAGCAGGTATGTTCCCAGTGGCCAGCATCAATCAATATGTGTTATTGAGCAAGTGACAATACTGTAAAAAGTCATGCCTGTGTATTCAGTGGTGTGGCATAGCTCCTCATTAAATCATAAAGATACAGCAAAGGGTGGGAGGAATTTGCCTGTTGAAATGAAGATACCATCTTAATGGGAAATTTGCCCTAGAGACACACTCTGATGACATCTTCAAGCTATGCTGTTATAAACCTCTACTACAGATTGGCAAAGTTGTTTCTATGTTACTAAGTTACTCTTAATTTGAAGTATTTGAGGCAGTGTATAGTGGATGCTTAACTCTACTGTAGTATTGGTACCAACCTGGACTTTGGAATGTAATGTCTTCTGGTTTAAAGAGAATATTGGTGAGAGCTAAAAAACCTAATAAAATCTGATCGGAATTTTGTCACTCCTGATTCTGACATTATGAAACAAATGGGAATTGTACACAACTCAGATGGGATCCTGAAGTTCCCATCTATTTTATTATCCAGTGCTTTGAAGAAATGAGACTGAAAAAAGCCACAGATTCAATGCATTCTTTGCATGGAATATTACTGGTGCTAGATGTTTGCTGTACCTGAATTCATACATACCATCTACACACTGAATAtataaaaacagcaacagaagacCTTGCATTCTCAGTTCAGTCTCCATCCCATCTATCCTGCATCCCTCAGTGATActaattttcaaaagaacagttgttcctttaaaaagttGCTCATTTTATGGGAAAATACACTGAGTATATTTGTCTTTGTGCATATGTATATCCCTTGTCATAGCTGAACAGCATGTGGCATAACTGTCTATTTTTGCTGACATTACACCTTCAAGTTTTAGAGGTGTAGCCAATGCTGTGTCAAGTGCACAATGCATTATAATGTGCATGATAGGATAGTCTGTATTCTATTTTAGTCTAAACGCATAATAAATATATCACGGTATGACACATTACCTAGAAGTTTTAACTACCGCCTTTtgttataaaataaaagtatgttGACCAtactattttctattttcagtggGACTGAGCGAATGAAAAACACTAGTGGAATATCACTCCTTTTAGGAATCCATAATGAGTGTACTTCTTTCCCTTTGGTATTAGGCTATATGTGAGATTCCTTGATGATGGTCCTTCCAGCTTCTgaactgctgctggaggcaaATCCATCTGTTCCTCTGTTCCCTCTTCACGGACATCTATCTTCTAGTCCTTGTGCCTATAACTAACAAAATACACATATATTAATGAACATAATTGTATACTTTCCAGTTGCCTCCTTGCTGAAAGGGAGACAGGGGATTTACACAGAGAACGAAAGACGTCTGGGGACAGAGATCCAGATCCGCTTCTTCAAAATTATGCTGGTATTCGTTATTTGGTAAGAggtgcattttgttttaaactgccTTTTTCCCAGTTGGAGAGGGTCAGGGACAAGAATAGAGTCTAACAGGTTGCTTCATGTGTTTGTCTTTATGCTTGGAAGGGGAGGTGTCTAAGGAAGTAGTTCTAAACTAGCTCACAAAGTAGCTGAATCACTCATGTAGCATCACAAGGCTGCGAGGAAATGATAAAAATGTTTAACCAACAGGAAAACAATAACCCCAAGGAACAatggcaaaaaacccccaacccaacaacccaaaaaccaaactgtGGGCATAGACTAAAGCTGTCTGgaacagcagctcctcagcacCGTGGGCTGACAGACAACCTTCTATATGCGAGATTTCTCAGAGCCTCTTGTCACCAAACACATTACTGAAAACCTACAATAAACATGCTTCTAAAACTGGCTTCATGCCCCTGACTATGATTATATAGTACAGCCACCTCTGTGGTCTGCAGATCCCAAGTGTGTGAAAAAAGCATGGCTATTGACTGGAAATACAGGGTTATATGCCGGAAAAGAAATCTCCATATGATTGTGTGTGAAAGTTCTgataatttaatcttttttttttttaatattctatCTTCCTCCATGAAAATAGTACTTTGGGGTAGGacaggaaagagagagggaggagaggagggaaggaacaAGGGAGGGTACATACCTCATCCCAAAATCCCTGCCCCGCTGCTCCAGCAGTACCATTCAGCATGAAAGATTATGGATTGGCAACTGGAACTGGAGGCACTAGATGTACACGGCAAAAACGAGCTGAAATAGGGCCTGCTTTTGGAGAAAACAGTTTTTACTGCAATTTCACAATTATCACACAGCAATAAAGGCACCAGAAGGAGTGGTGAGCCACTTGACAAAGGCCTGTGCAATGACCGAGCAAGAGGCAGTCACTACTGTGAAGTGTTTACTACATATGTGGGTAGCACAAGCAACAgtgggaggaagaaaatggTCCGGGAGCAGCTAACTTACTTGCCAAAACTTAACAGTCTTTACTACTACACAACTTTTTTATACACAGGCTCATCAATGCACGTTGCATTGCTTTAAAAGGCTGAGCAGGGAGAAAGACTGCCgtttcctcttctcctggctgCTGTATACTGGAGTGCTCTGGAGggattttattatctttttttgaGGAATAACAGAGTGCACTTGGCTTGGGAGAGAGGTTTCTAGTGCAAAGGGTGGGGTAGCCAGCAGGGGAGGGGATGAGAAACAGCAGTGAAGGATTCTGCAGCATGGCTTCCTGGAAACTGCTGAAATGAGGAGCAGAGGTTTAGCCAAGCTTCCAgggctgtgaaaagaaaaagcccagagGCACCACAGAAATGCGTTGCAACCTAAGGAATGGTGGCCAGCTTGCTGGTCTaggagcaggaaggaaagaaaggaccAATTCCTCATGGACGCAGTGGAGACATTTGTATATTTCCATTCTGCCTCATTCTGGATTTTCCTATTAAGAAAAGAATCACAGCTCTAGTTTTGGATTTTGTT
Proteins encoded in this window:
- the GPR143 gene encoding G-protein coupled receptor 143; this encodes MLPWGSNSIFFSCGAPLPAGHFMASPRLETYCCPNRDAATQLVMNFQPEVFCSVCIGSASISLLLTILQLLPKKGQSLRKMPKASSSSTILLLISICDILGGLGMIFRSSVWLGFPGFIANISVVNGTDVWPSAFCVGSAMWIQLLYSSGFWWLFCYAVDSYLVVRRSAGLSTIVLYHMMTWGLAVMLCVEGITLLYYPSLSSCEDGLEHAIPHYITTYAPLLLVLVVNPILFRRTVSAVASLLKGRQGIYTENERRLGTEIQIRFFKIMLVFVICWSSNIINESLLFYLEMQPDINDMPLKNIRSAALITWIIMGVLNPMQGFLFTLAFYGWTGWRVDLKWRKREIPWESMSSSTVGENAYPSPVNYQSNIHDSKKALTTDSQQTDEAISMLSEGNTSSDDRLTRSSPIYQGW